A genomic window from Micromonospora ferruginea includes:
- a CDS encoding NAD(P)/FAD-dependent oxidoreductase: MTTSDRRDPDVLVIGAGVVGLCCAWFLSRAGHTVTVVDRGEVGDPAACSAGNTGFVGTQGSAPLAEPGVPAKGVRWLFSPESPFSVKPRLDGALLAWLWHFRRHCTERHARAGFETLLALKQRSLALLREICAADGLAGTLTERGMILACHTEQGYARARRTIPAATARGVPLRDLDRAELARLEPGVDFAVAGALLNEEGAALRIPAFLVALADALRARGVDIVTGAEVRDFEVTGRRVRAVRTARGDLRPAEVVIAAGVWSTACARMLGVGLTLQPAKGYTVTVPAGPGTPTRPVLLSEGKVAVMPLGDRVRIGGTLELSGLDASVSPRRVDGILHTARRYLPALETDRRLDVWSGLRPCTPDSLPLIGRAGGFDNVSVATGHGHIGMGLAPAGGELLAQIVSGTEPALPARTFALDRFRRGI; encoded by the coding sequence ATGACGACCTCCGACCGCCGCGACCCCGACGTGCTGGTCATCGGCGCCGGCGTGGTCGGGCTGTGCTGCGCCTGGTTCCTGAGCCGCGCCGGGCACACCGTCACGGTGGTGGACCGGGGCGAGGTCGGCGACCCGGCGGCCTGCTCGGCCGGGAACACCGGTTTCGTCGGCACCCAGGGTTCGGCGCCGCTGGCCGAGCCCGGGGTGCCGGCGAAGGGGGTCCGCTGGCTGTTCAGCCCGGAGAGCCCGTTCTCGGTCAAGCCACGCCTGGACGGCGCGCTGCTGGCCTGGCTGTGGCACTTCCGCCGGCACTGCACCGAACGGCACGCGCGCGCCGGCTTCGAGACGCTGCTCGCGCTCAAGCAACGCAGCCTCGCGCTGCTGCGCGAGATCTGCGCCGCCGACGGGCTGGCCGGCACGCTCACCGAACGCGGCATGATCCTGGCCTGCCACACCGAGCAGGGGTACGCGCGGGCGCGCAGGACGATCCCGGCGGCGACCGCGCGCGGGGTGCCGCTGCGCGACCTGGACCGCGCCGAGCTGGCCCGGCTGGAGCCGGGGGTCGACTTCGCGGTGGCCGGCGCCCTGCTCAACGAGGAGGGCGCCGCGCTGCGCATCCCGGCGTTCCTGGTGGCCCTCGCCGACGCGTTGCGGGCCCGCGGCGTGGACATCGTCACCGGCGCCGAGGTACGCGACTTCGAGGTGACCGGCCGGCGGGTGCGCGCCGTGCGGACGGCCCGGGGCGACCTGCGCCCGGCCGAGGTGGTGATCGCCGCCGGGGTGTGGTCGACGGCCTGCGCCCGGATGCTCGGCGTGGGGTTGACGCTGCAACCGGCCAAGGGCTACACGGTCACCGTCCCGGCCGGCCCGGGCACGCCCACCCGGCCGGTGCTGCTCAGCGAGGGCAAGGTCGCGGTGATGCCGCTCGGTGACCGGGTCCGGATCGGCGGCACGCTGGAGCTGTCCGGCCTGGACGCCTCGGTGTCACCACGGCGGGTGGACGGGATCCTGCACACCGCCCGGCGCTACCTGCCGGCGCTGGAGACCGACCGGCGGTTGGACGTGTGGAGCGGCCTGCGTCCGTGCACGCCGGACAGCCTGCCGCTGATCGGCCGGGCCGGCGGCTTCGACAACGTCAGCGTGGCCACCGGCCACGGGCACATCGGGATGGGGTTGGCACCGGCCGGCGGGGAACTGCTGGCCCAGATCGTCAGCGGGACCGAGCCGGCGCTGCCGGCGCGGACGTTCGCCCTGGACCGCTTCCGGAGGGGGATCTGA
- a CDS encoding MFS transporter: MSGAATEEQPLPRLALVGLLGGLFAGYLGLTAVIPVLPGFLRERHGAGDLTVGVVVTVTAVTALLVRPVAGALADRYGHRTVMLTGALVVAAGGLLYLAPLGVPALVAVRLLLGAGEAALFTAGAVWIVQLAPHHRRGQLIGLYGVSMWGGISAGTFLGATVQQAGYPAVWVLSAAAPAVGAALVALVPAPPRTAPAAKGGGLLLRPALLPGVALTFGAAGYAGLAAFVVLHLDERGIGHGVVVLSCFSAVYAGTRLVIGHLPDRLGPRRVATWCGVGEAVGLLVIAVAPNLPVAVAGAVVMGVGFSLLHPSLALMVMNRTDPARQGAAIGAYTSFWDLGLAVWGPATGLVAAGFGYPAVFVAGAAGAIVAAAMALRIGKPVAVGQPVEVRA; this comes from the coding sequence GTGAGCGGCGCGGCCACCGAGGAGCAGCCGCTGCCCCGGCTCGCGCTGGTCGGGCTGCTCGGCGGATTGTTCGCCGGCTACCTCGGGCTGACCGCGGTCATCCCGGTGCTGCCCGGGTTCCTGCGGGAGCGGCACGGCGCGGGCGACCTCACCGTCGGCGTCGTGGTCACCGTGACCGCGGTGACCGCGTTGCTGGTCCGGCCGGTCGCGGGGGCGCTCGCCGACCGGTACGGCCACCGCACCGTGATGCTGACCGGGGCGCTGGTGGTGGCCGCCGGCGGGCTGCTGTACCTGGCGCCGCTGGGTGTGCCGGCGCTGGTGGCGGTCCGGCTGCTGCTCGGCGCCGGTGAGGCGGCCCTGTTCACCGCCGGTGCGGTGTGGATCGTCCAGCTCGCCCCGCACCACCGGCGCGGCCAGCTCATCGGCCTGTACGGGGTGAGCATGTGGGGCGGCATCTCCGCCGGCACGTTCCTCGGTGCGACCGTGCAGCAGGCCGGGTACCCGGCGGTGTGGGTGCTCAGCGCGGCCGCCCCGGCCGTCGGCGCGGCGCTCGTCGCGCTGGTGCCGGCGCCACCGCGTACCGCGCCGGCGGCGAAGGGCGGCGGGCTGCTGCTGCGCCCCGCGCTGCTGCCCGGCGTGGCGCTGACGTTCGGCGCCGCCGGGTACGCCGGACTGGCCGCGTTCGTGGTGCTGCACCTGGACGAGCGCGGGATCGGCCACGGCGTGGTGGTGCTGAGCTGCTTCAGCGCGGTCTACGCCGGCACCCGGCTGGTCATCGGGCACCTGCCCGACCGGCTCGGCCCGCGCCGGGTGGCCACCTGGTGCGGGGTCGGCGAGGCGGTCGGGCTGCTGGTCATCGCGGTCGCGCCGAACCTGCCGGTCGCGGTGGCCGGCGCGGTGGTGATGGGCGTCGGGTTCTCGCTACTGCACCCGTCGCTGGCGCTGATGGTGATGAACCGCACCGACCCGGCGCGGCAGGGCGCAGCGATCGGGGCGTACACCTCGTTCTGGGATCTCGGGCTGGCGGTGTGGGGGCCGGCGACCGGCCTGGTCGCCGCCGGGTTCGGCTACCCGGCGGTGTTCGTGGCCGGCGCGGCCGGCGCGATCGTGGCCGCCGCCATGGCGCTGCGCATCGGCAAGCCGGTCGCCGTCGGGCAGCCCGTGGAGGTTCGCGCGTGA
- a CDS encoding N-acetylglutaminylglutamine amidotransferase, translating to MCGISGEARFDGATPDADAVDRMTEAMRSRGPDGEGRWSDGWVTLGHRRLTVIDLSEAGGQPMARDDLGLALVFNGCVYNYPELRDELRALGHTFRSTSDTEVVLVAYAQWGERFVDHLVGMFAVALVDRRRRRLVLARDRLGVKPLYLAETPGRLRFASTLPALLAAGDVDTGIDPVALHHYLSWHSIVPAPRTVLRGIRKLPPATVRVVEADGRTREHVYWRPEYRRDPAHDGMDAHDWRAAIGDALRTAVRRRLVADVPVGVLLSGGLDSSMIVALLDGAGQHHLQTFSIGFDSRGDEAGDEFHYSDLVARAFDTDHHRIRLADGDLGPAVRATVAAMTEPMGSHDVVAFHLLSEQVARHVKVAQSGQGADEVFAGYGYHHRLAEAARADAAAEFTAAFFDRDHAGLNRVVDPAYACDADVSGDLVAADLAAPGAQTAVDAVLRLDTHLMLPDDPVKRVDSMSMAWGLEVRTPFLDQDLVMLAAACPPEHKLAQGGKGVLKEVAREVLPAEVIDRPKGYFPVPALRNVDGPVRELVVEALGAPEARRRGLFRRAYVDELLAEPDRAQAAAGSNKLWQLGLLELWLQSHGV from the coding sequence ATGTGCGGGATCAGCGGTGAGGCCCGCTTCGACGGGGCGACCCCGGACGCCGACGCGGTCGACCGGATGACCGAGGCCATGCGCTCCCGCGGCCCGGACGGCGAGGGCCGGTGGAGCGACGGCTGGGTGACGCTCGGGCACCGCCGGCTGACCGTCATCGACCTCTCCGAGGCCGGCGGTCAGCCGATGGCCCGCGACGACCTCGGCCTGGCCCTGGTCTTCAACGGTTGCGTCTACAACTATCCCGAGCTGCGCGACGAGCTGCGGGCCCTCGGGCACACCTTCCGGTCCACCAGTGACACCGAGGTCGTCCTGGTCGCGTACGCCCAGTGGGGTGAACGGTTCGTCGACCACCTGGTCGGCATGTTCGCCGTCGCGCTGGTGGACCGGCGGCGGCGCCGGCTCGTGCTGGCCCGCGACCGGTTGGGCGTCAAGCCGCTCTACCTCGCCGAGACCCCCGGCCGGCTGCGGTTCGCCTCCACGCTCCCGGCGCTGCTCGCGGCCGGCGACGTGGACACCGGCATCGACCCGGTGGCGCTGCACCACTACCTGTCCTGGCACTCGATCGTGCCGGCGCCGCGCACCGTCCTGCGCGGGATACGCAAGCTGCCCCCGGCCACCGTCCGGGTGGTGGAGGCCGACGGGCGGACCCGCGAGCACGTCTACTGGCGGCCCGAGTACCGGCGCGACCCGGCCCACGACGGCATGGACGCCCACGACTGGCGGGCCGCGATCGGCGACGCGCTGCGCACCGCGGTCCGCCGGCGGCTGGTCGCCGACGTGCCGGTCGGGGTGTTGCTCTCCGGCGGCCTCGACTCCAGCATGATCGTGGCCCTGCTCGACGGGGCCGGGCAGCACCACCTGCAGACGTTCAGCATCGGCTTCGACAGCCGCGGCGACGAGGCCGGCGACGAGTTCCACTACTCCGACCTGGTGGCCCGCGCGTTCGACACCGACCACCACCGCATCCGTCTCGCCGACGGCGACCTCGGCCCGGCGGTACGCGCCACCGTGGCGGCCATGACCGAGCCGATGGGCAGCCACGACGTGGTGGCGTTCCACCTGCTCAGCGAGCAGGTCGCCCGGCACGTGAAGGTGGCCCAGTCCGGGCAGGGAGCGGACGAGGTCTTCGCCGGCTACGGCTACCACCACCGCCTCGCCGAGGCGGCCCGCGCCGACGCCGCCGCCGAGTTCACCGCCGCGTTCTTCGACCGGGACCACGCCGGGCTGAACCGGGTGGTCGACCCGGCGTACGCCTGCGACGCCGACGTCAGCGGCGATCTGGTCGCCGCCGACCTGGCCGCGCCGGGCGCTCAGACCGCGGTGGACGCGGTGCTGCGCCTCGACACCCACCTGATGCTCCCCGACGACCCGGTCAAGCGGGTGGACAGCATGAGCATGGCCTGGGGGCTGGAGGTGCGCACGCCCTTCCTCGACCAGGACCTGGTGATGCTGGCCGCCGCCTGCCCGCCCGAGCACAAGCTGGCCCAGGGCGGCAAGGGCGTGCTCAAGGAGGTGGCCCGCGAGGTGCTGCCGGCCGAGGTGATCGACCGGCCCAAGGGCTACTTCCCGGTGCCGGCGCTGCGCAACGTCGACGGGCCCGTGCGAGAGTTGGTGGTGGAGGCCCTGGGCGCGCCCGAGGCACGCCGGCGCGGCCTGTTCCGCCGCGCGTACGTCGACGAGCTGCTCGCCGAGCCGGACCGGGCACAGGCGGCCGCCGGCAGCAACAAGCTGTGGCAACTGGGCCTGCTGGAGCTGTGGTTGCAGTCCCACGGCGTCTGA
- a CDS encoding SDR family NAD(P)-dependent oxidoreductase encodes MDLGLKGRVALVAGGTSGIGLACAKEFAAEGAHVAVCGRDPDRLAAAVRELGAVATGRVSATGVDLTDTDAAARWVDDAAIDLGGVDVLLASGGSPPIGTATGFDTDDYRAAVDRVLLPAVALSLAAVPHMRAAGRGRLLLVASETACVPIGPLVLSGVTRAALVRFAQGLAVDVGRDGITVNVLAPGGVRTPPMERAAARLAGDDGDVEARLAAMGHHSAVGRLARPEEVAALAAFLASERASYVTAGVHLIDGGAAATGPDLPHLTGVRKDTYA; translated from the coding sequence GTGGATCTGGGGCTCAAGGGTCGGGTGGCGCTGGTCGCCGGCGGCACCAGCGGCATCGGGCTGGCCTGCGCGAAGGAGTTCGCCGCCGAGGGCGCGCACGTGGCGGTCTGCGGGCGCGACCCGGACCGCCTCGCCGCCGCCGTTCGGGAGCTGGGCGCGGTGGCGACCGGGCGGGTCAGCGCGACCGGCGTGGACCTCACCGACACCGACGCCGCCGCCCGCTGGGTCGACGACGCCGCCATCGACCTCGGCGGCGTGGACGTGCTGCTGGCCAGCGGCGGCAGCCCGCCGATCGGCACCGCCACCGGCTTCGACACCGACGACTACCGGGCGGCCGTCGACCGGGTGCTGCTGCCCGCGGTCGCGCTGTCGCTGGCCGCGGTGCCGCACATGCGCGCCGCGGGCCGGGGCCGGCTGCTGCTGGTCGCGTCCGAGACCGCCTGCGTGCCGATCGGCCCGCTGGTGCTGTCCGGGGTGACCCGGGCCGCGCTGGTCCGCTTCGCCCAGGGGCTCGCGGTGGACGTGGGCCGGGACGGGATCACCGTGAACGTGCTCGCGCCCGGCGGGGTGCGTACCCCGCCGATGGAACGCGCGGCGGCCCGGCTGGCCGGCGACGACGGCGACGTGGAGGCCCGGCTGGCCGCGATGGGCCATCACAGCGCCGTCGGCCGGCTGGCCCGCCCCGAGGAGGTGGCCGCGCTGGCCGCGTTCCTGGCCAGCGAGCGGGCGTCGTACGTGACCGCCGGCGTGCACCTGATCGACGGCGGCGCCGCCGCCACCGGCCCCGACCTGCCGCACCTGACCGGGGTCCGCAAGGACACCTACGCCTGA
- a CDS encoding class I SAM-dependent methyltransferase, translating into MSTTSQFTERDVSEFFDQTTQTYLSFWDSEGVLHTGYFAGDDDADYHAAADRTSDILADDAGIDASSRVLDVGCGCGNFLLRLAARTGCRGEGLDLSIERIRFAEQRRAERGAGLDVTFRHGSATALPYADGTFTHVVSQDALFLVPEKPRSHAEMFRVLAPGGVLAVSDFLQPTERIGEAARRHVYDRVRWNGGYSLDGYREALIEAGFVDVVARSLDAHIRQTYRVLGRTARERAAATTDEAARTWIGNFADSCDEIQAAIDRGEFGWGMFVARKPA; encoded by the coding sequence ATGTCCACGACCAGCCAGTTCACCGAGCGCGACGTCTCCGAGTTCTTCGACCAGACCACGCAGACGTACCTCAGCTTCTGGGACAGCGAGGGCGTGCTGCACACCGGCTACTTCGCCGGCGACGACGACGCCGACTACCACGCGGCGGCGGACCGGACCTCGGACATCCTCGCCGACGACGCCGGGATCGACGCGTCGTCGCGGGTGCTCGACGTCGGGTGCGGCTGCGGCAACTTCCTGCTGCGGCTGGCCGCGCGCACCGGGTGCCGGGGCGAAGGGCTGGACCTGAGCATCGAGCGGATCCGGTTCGCCGAGCAGCGGCGCGCCGAGCGTGGCGCCGGGCTGGACGTGACGTTCCGGCACGGTTCGGCCACCGCCCTGCCGTACGCCGACGGCACGTTCACGCACGTGGTCAGCCAGGACGCGCTGTTCCTGGTGCCCGAGAAGCCGCGTAGCCACGCCGAGATGTTCCGGGTGCTCGCCCCGGGCGGGGTGCTGGCCGTCTCCGACTTCCTCCAGCCGACCGAGCGGATCGGCGAGGCGGCCCGCCGACACGTCTACGACCGGGTGCGGTGGAACGGCGGCTACTCGCTGGACGGCTACCGCGAGGCGTTGATCGAGGCCGGGTTCGTGGACGTGGTGGCGCGCAGCCTCGACGCGCACATCCGCCAGACGTACCGGGTGCTGGGCCGCACCGCCCGCGAACGCGCCGCGGCCACGACCGATGAGGCGGCGCGGACCTGGATCGGGAACTTCGCCGACTCCTGCGACGAGATCCAGGCGGCCATCGACCGGGGCGAGTTCGGCTGGGGCATGTTCGTCGCCCGCAAGCCGGCCTGA
- a CDS encoding family 3 encapsulin nanocompartment shell protein, giving the protein MPQPVDTVKRTIAEVVAARKTQMSPGGLFVEAFAKDGFDTSVDYDVTITDSLTSSRRKPRYPSRNVLKVVNLSEDPQEFYWHESPPREGDPAVDGADLRREAANHFHRSPIPPLLTTTAWVQVPDTLWEDPVSFAQFVDYRLVVRLATAENHTILRGEGGLLGMPDLGRLTDPGPFGSTILSACNEVEQMGSTADGLIINPADYYRLLGSGSLMRDVEDNGVFIVRTRLVDPGTAIVGDFGHGALLFDAGRSRIGFAEPPPGTFAEPGVALRAEIWERVVVNLPTCFFVVTL; this is encoded by the coding sequence ATGCCGCAACCCGTAGACACCGTGAAGCGGACCATCGCCGAGGTGGTCGCCGCGCGCAAGACGCAGATGTCGCCCGGCGGGCTGTTCGTCGAGGCGTTCGCCAAGGACGGCTTCGACACCAGCGTCGACTACGACGTCACGATCACCGACTCGCTGACCAGTTCCCGCCGCAAGCCCCGCTACCCGTCGCGGAACGTGCTGAAGGTGGTCAACCTGTCGGAGGACCCGCAGGAGTTCTACTGGCACGAGAGCCCGCCCCGCGAGGGGGACCCGGCGGTCGACGGCGCCGACCTGCGCCGGGAGGCGGCCAACCACTTCCACCGCTCCCCCATCCCGCCGCTGCTCACCACCACCGCGTGGGTGCAGGTGCCGGACACCCTCTGGGAGGACCCGGTCAGTTTCGCCCAGTTCGTCGACTACCGGCTGGTGGTGCGGCTGGCCACCGCCGAGAACCACACCATCCTGCGCGGCGAGGGCGGGCTGCTGGGCATGCCGGACCTGGGTCGGCTCACCGACCCGGGGCCGTTCGGCTCGACCATCCTGTCCGCCTGCAACGAGGTCGAGCAGATGGGCAGCACCGCCGACGGGCTGATCATCAACCCGGCCGACTACTACCGGCTGCTCGGCAGCGGCTCGCTGATGCGCGACGTGGAGGACAACGGCGTCTTCATCGTGCGTACCCGCCTGGTCGACCCGGGCACCGCGATCGTCGGCGACTTCGGCCACGGCGCGCTGCTGTTCGACGCCGGCCGGTCCCGGATCGGCTTCGCCGAACCGCCGCCGGGCACGTTCGCCGAGCCGGGGGTGGCGTTGCGCGCCGAGATCTGGGAGCGGGTCGTGGTGAACCTGCCCACCTGCTTCTTCGTCGTCACGCTCTGA
- a CDS encoding aspartate/glutamate racemase family protein produces the protein MDDRPEIGVLCLDTSFDKIPGHIRNPATFDFPVRYRVVEGATPQRLVREADPTLLEPFVAAARDLQAAGVAGITGACGFLVLFQAELAAAVDVPLWSSSLLQVPMVHRMVGRTVGLLVADEAALTARHLAAVGAADVPVAVTGMAGQPEFREVMLQGRRDALDVDRLAAEVDGRVDALARAHPDLGALVIECTDLVPFAHRIQARLRVPVFDIVTLTTMAHATLTRRPYDPARTSRSRAANSAGLPA, from the coding sequence ATGGACGACCGGCCGGAGATCGGGGTGCTCTGCCTCGACACCAGCTTCGACAAGATCCCCGGGCACATCCGCAACCCGGCGACGTTCGACTTCCCGGTGCGCTACCGGGTGGTCGAGGGCGCCACCCCGCAGCGGCTGGTGCGCGAGGCCGACCCGACGCTGCTGGAGCCGTTCGTCGCCGCCGCCCGCGACCTGCAGGCTGCCGGGGTCGCCGGCATCACCGGGGCGTGCGGTTTCCTGGTGCTGTTCCAGGCCGAGCTGGCCGCCGCGGTGGACGTGCCGCTGTGGTCGTCCAGCCTGCTCCAGGTGCCGATGGTGCACCGGATGGTCGGGCGCACCGTCGGGCTGCTGGTCGCCGACGAGGCGGCGCTGACCGCACGGCACCTGGCCGCGGTGGGCGCGGCGGACGTGCCGGTGGCGGTCACCGGGATGGCCGGGCAGCCGGAGTTCCGCGAAGTGATGCTCCAGGGGCGGCGCGACGCGCTCGACGTGGACCGGTTGGCCGCGGAGGTGGACGGCCGGGTGGACGCGCTCGCGCGGGCCCATCCGGACCTGGGCGCGCTGGTGATCGAGTGCACCGACCTGGTGCCGTTCGCCCACCGGATCCAGGCGCGGCTGCGGGTGCCGGTGTTCGACATCGTCACGCTGACCACGATGGCCCACGCGACGCTCACCCGACGGCCCTACGATCCGGCGAGGACCTCGCGGAGCCGGGCGGCGAACTCGGCCGGCTTGCCGGCGTAG
- a CDS encoding sulfotransferase domain-containing protein, protein MNAPVTVLSVTGWCRNGSTIIGNVLGEAPGVVHVGELHFLWKNSTGRGVNDRCGCGAALTACPLWSAVLPVGRPAGTSPDAHAAEVIRRQRAGLRTRHTWRVLRRGAYDADTRAHADLLGAVYREIAARTGARVIVDSTKIPGESALLPHVPGVEPYWLHLVRDPRAVAHSWREPKDYVYAMSAARSTAYWHGFNLASAAINRRHPDRSTFLRYEDFTADPAGTVDALLRLVGADPGGNPVRDRTVELRGNHTVTGNPDRFRTGATVIRDTDDGWRRTLTGRQRLAVAALAWPQSTRYGYRSGRPAGTTGAATRVGETGG, encoded by the coding sequence GTGAATGCTCCCGTGACCGTGCTCAGCGTCACCGGGTGGTGTCGCAACGGCAGCACCATCATCGGCAACGTCCTCGGTGAGGCGCCCGGCGTGGTGCACGTCGGCGAACTGCACTTCCTGTGGAAGAACTCCACCGGCCGTGGGGTCAACGACAGGTGCGGCTGCGGGGCGGCGCTGACCGCCTGTCCGCTGTGGTCGGCGGTGCTGCCGGTCGGCCGACCGGCCGGGACGTCCCCGGACGCGCACGCCGCCGAGGTGATCCGGCGGCAACGCGCCGGGCTGCGGACCCGGCACACCTGGCGGGTGCTGCGCCGGGGCGCGTACGACGCGGACACCCGCGCGCACGCCGACCTGCTCGGCGCGGTCTACCGGGAGATCGCCGCGCGCACCGGCGCCCGGGTCATCGTGGACAGCACCAAGATTCCCGGCGAGTCGGCGTTGCTGCCGCACGTGCCCGGCGTCGAGCCGTACTGGCTGCACCTGGTGCGCGACCCGCGCGCGGTGGCGCACTCCTGGCGGGAGCCGAAGGACTACGTGTACGCCATGTCGGCGGCGCGCAGCACCGCGTACTGGCACGGGTTCAACCTGGCCTCGGCGGCGATCAACCGCCGGCACCCCGACCGGTCGACGTTCCTGCGCTACGAGGACTTCACCGCCGACCCGGCGGGCACGGTGGACGCCCTGCTGCGGCTCGTCGGCGCGGACCCGGGCGGCAACCCGGTCCGCGACCGGACCGTCGAGCTGCGCGGCAACCACACGGTGACCGGCAACCCGGACCGGTTCCGCACCGGCGCGACGGTCATCCGGGACACCGACGACGGGTGGCGACGGACGCTGACCGGCCGGCAGCGCCTCGCCGTGGCGGCGCTGGCCTGGCCGCAGTCCACCCGCTACGGCTACCGGTCCGGCCGGCCGGCCGGGACCACCGGCGCGGCGACCCGCGTCGGCGAGACGGGAGGGTGA
- a CDS encoding alpha/beta fold hydrolase: MTTTRTHTLAVPGADLVYDVRGPLPPSDGRPVLLMIGQPMTAEGFAALAALVADRTVVTYDPRGLGRSRRTDGRSDHTPQQQAADLHLLIEALGAGPVEVFGSSGGAVTGLELVATHPGDVVTLVAHEPPINAVLPDAAHAERARARFHDAYRARGSGAGMADFIGMTSWQGEFTDAYFDRPAADPAAFGLPADDDGTRDDPLLSKNSWAVTDYRPDPARLTAAPTRIVVAVGEESAGTYTARTALGTAALLGQEAVVFPSHHGGFLGGHAGYAGKPAEFAARLREVLAGS; encoded by the coding sequence ATGACGACGACCCGGACCCACACGCTCGCCGTGCCCGGCGCCGACCTGGTCTACGACGTGCGCGGCCCGCTCCCGCCGTCCGACGGCCGCCCGGTGCTGCTCATGATCGGCCAGCCGATGACGGCGGAGGGTTTCGCCGCGCTCGCCGCGCTCGTCGCCGACCGCACCGTGGTCACCTACGACCCGCGCGGCCTGGGCCGCAGCCGGCGCACCGACGGCCGGTCCGACCACACCCCGCAGCAGCAGGCCGCCGACCTGCACCTGCTGATCGAGGCGCTCGGCGCGGGCCCGGTCGAGGTCTTCGGCAGCAGCGGCGGCGCGGTCACCGGGCTGGAGCTCGTCGCCACCCACCCGGGCGACGTCGTCACGCTGGTCGCGCACGAGCCGCCGATCAACGCGGTGCTCCCCGACGCGGCGCACGCCGAGCGGGCCCGGGCCCGCTTCCACGACGCCTACCGGGCCAGGGGCTCCGGCGCGGGCATGGCCGACTTCATCGGTATGACGTCCTGGCAGGGCGAGTTCACCGACGCCTACTTCGACCGGCCGGCCGCCGACCCGGCGGCGTTCGGCCTGCCCGCCGACGACGACGGCACCCGCGACGATCCGCTGCTGTCGAAGAACTCGTGGGCGGTCACCGACTACCGACCCGACCCGGCCCGGCTCACCGCCGCACCGACCCGCATCGTGGTCGCGGTCGGCGAGGAGTCCGCCGGCACCTACACCGCGCGCACCGCGCTGGGCACGGCGGCGCTGCTCGGGCAGGAGGCGGTGGTGTTCCCCAGCCACCACGGCGGCTTCCTCGGCGGGCACGCCGGCTACGCCGGCAAGCCGGCCGAGTTCGCCGCCCGGCTCCGCGAGGTCCTCGCCGGATCGTAG